Below is a window of Pochonia chlamydosporia 170 chromosome 7, whole genome shotgun sequence DNA.
GGATACTGTTGGGCCAATTCCAGGAGAGGAAAAGTTGACGCCCAAGTCGAAGAAAGGTGAGGAACTGCATTCTTTCCATGATACCCCTAGTGATTTTTCggaagttgttgaagataCCAATTTGGAGAAAGACGGGGATGATGGTGATAATGGCGTTCTGGCGTTAAAGCAAcaagaggaggaaaaggaATTGGAATTGGGATTGGAGCCTGCTACCCAGCAGGTCTtggaggaggctgctgagaCGCAGCCTGAAGTCTCGGAAGAGATTCCCGAAGAAACTGCAGTTGATAGCGGAGAACCCGCCGCAATTGTGACCGAGGAGCCAGTCATAGACACGGAGGAACCGGTTGTTGACGCCGATGAGCCTGCTATTGACATTGAGGAGCCCGCTGATATTGAAGGGCCCGATGTCGTCACCGAGGAGCGCACTGTCATGGATGATGTGCCTCCTATGGACGCTGAAGAGGTGCCTGTTGTCGACGTCAAAGAACTTGTTGTCGACACTGAAGAGCCTGCTGACACTAAGGAGCTTGTTGTCGACAATGCGGAGCTTACTGCCGCTTCTGAAGAGCGTGCCGGTGTTGCTGAGGAGTCAATCGATGCTGCTTTGGAGCCTGCAGCAATTGTTACTGACGAACTTGTGGTCGATGCCAATGAGCCTCTTATTACCGACGAGGAGCCTGCCGACGATCTCAAAGAACCTGATGTAATAATTACTGAGGACCTTGCTTCTCAGGAGCCCACCGTCGTTGCCGAGGAACCTCCTGTCGCCGCGGAGGAGCCTAATGATACTACGTCCAACGATCTTGTGGTGGATGTCGAGTCTGTTGATATCAAGGAGCCTCTCGTTGTCGTTGAAGAATCTACCGCCGATCTTAACGAGCCTGTCGTAACCGTTATTGAGGAACCTCCTGTTGGGGAGCTGGCTACCGAGGGATCCACTCGCAATGAGcctgctgctgaagaacttgCTGTCGAAGAACCTGCTGTCGAACCTGCTGCTGAGAAACCTGTTGAAGATCTCCCTGCAGAAGTACCCCCTACTGAGGAGCCAGCTGTTAAGGAGCCAGTTAAGGAGCAACCTACTGCTGAAGATCCTGCCGTCGAAGAGCTCGCTGCCGAGATTCCTGCCGTTGAAGAATCTCACGCCGAGGAGCCTCTTGCCGAGGAACTTCCTGCTCAAGAGCCTTTTGCTGCAGAGCCTGCTAATGAGGAAGTTCCTGACTGAAGCACCTAGTTTGCTCAAAGGAACCTTTCCCGGCACGAAGAAAATTCTGCTCTGTAGAAGAATCTAGCTGTCCAATATCTCTCTCCCGCTGCTTATATCCTCTCCTGTTCTAGTCACTCGTTTTCCTCTTGTCGCTGTTCTATAGATACTTTCCACTGATTACTACTGTATTCTTTCTATCGATCTTCTCCTGCACTGTGAGCGAACTGTTTGGCTCCTCTCAGATCCGCTCGTCGCCCACCCTTATCTGCCTGCCGGCTTGAAGAACAATTTCGCTGCTGAAGAACTTTCCTACAGAAGCCCAATCTCTCCTGCTGAAGAACCCTTCTATGCTAGAAAGAACCACTCCTGCTGTGCAAGAATTCCTGCTGAAGAACTATGCCTGCTGAAGAACTCCCTCGAAGACACTTCCCTGCTGAAGAGCCACCGGCCGAGGAATCTCGCCAGGAACTAGCCAGTGACGAACTTCCTGCCCAAGAGCCGGCTGCTGAAGCTATTGAGCtagttgctgatgctgaagaGCCAGCCATCGATACTGAGGAACCAACTGCTTTTTCAGAGGAAGTTGCTCCTGATCCTAAGGAACTTGTCATCGATGCCGAGGAGCACTCTGCTGGTACGGAGGAACCTGTTACGCATATTGTGACTGAGGCGCAAACATTATCAGTCACTGACAGACCTGATGAGGCAGCATTGGAGGAACCAGCGGCTGCCGTGGAACAGGACTCCATTCTTGTTCATGGCTCCGAAGAGACAAAATTGCCATTGGCAGACCTTCCTCTAGAAGTTCCGAGCGATGAACCACAATTGTCCAGCAGCGAGATACCCGTTGTTGTTGCTAGCGAGTTGGAACAGCCACATCCGCTGGAGGATGAGAATCTCAAGCCCGTCACAAACCATGAAGAGCCATCTGGAGTTGTGGAAGAGGCTGCAACTGCTAATGACGCAAAGGAAGAAGCAGTTCCCGAGAATGCTGTCACTGACATCACAAATGAAGCTGGGTCAACCGAACCTGCACAGGTAGACCCTGCTGTGGCAAGGGAGCCTGGATCATCAGAGGCTCCAGACAATGAATCTATGCTAGAGCCTGCCGATAGTTTGGTCCCAGGTGCCCCCGAGTTTACGGACACTGCTGTCGCGTCTGCATCTGTTGAAGATACCGGCGAGCAATTCATTATGGATGAAGCTCCAAACGAGGCAGCTCCTACAGTCAGTGGAGAGCCTGTTGCATCAGCCAATTctgcagaagaagaactTCAAGCTGTGGAGCAACCTGCTTTGCAGTCAGAAGAGAAGCCAGATATTGTGACAGTAGTCGCTCCGGCTAGTGCGACAGCCGATGTCAAAGAACTCGTACCAGCCACGGAGGCACTTGAGACGGTTCCAGCAAAGGAGCCCATACCCGACGTCACCGAAACTGTCGGTATGGTCACCCCAGCAGAAGAGGAGAGCCAACCAGCCGTTGAGGAGAATGTCTCCACCACGGTCATGCAGGAAACTTGTCCAGTTGTGGAAGAATCTGTCCTTGCTTCTGAGTCCAACAAAGAACAATCTCTAGCAGACAGCACCGAGCCTGCATTGGCGTCAGATGAGAACCAAGAAACTGTTCCAGCAGATGAGTCTGTGGTTGCCGCTAATGAGTCAACTGCGCCAGAGGTCGATGTAGCTATTTTGGTCAACGACTCTGAAGATCCAACTCCTGCCGCCATTGACCAATCAGTTGATTTAGACGAGCAGAATCAAGAGCCTGCCTCTCAACCTGTGGATGAAATCATTGTGCCCTCAGTTCAAGACTCAGAGGTTGTATCGAAGGAGACTGTTATTTTGGCTGAAACCGTTGAGAACGCATCCTCCCAGCTTGAGGAAGAGTCTGCTTTACAAGCAAAAGCTGAAGATGCCACTGTTCCTGATATCACAGAAGAATATGTCCAGTTGGAGGCTCCAAGCGAGGACACTGCCGTCGAAGATGGCACAGTTGCGGCGAAGACATTGGATAAGGAGTCAGCTGATGAGCCATCTGAACCTGTCACTGAAGATCTCGTTACGTCAGTAACGGAATTGGAACCTCCCGCGCCCTCAGCGGATGCAGCTCTACCGGAAGATGCCAACCAAGAGCCAGAAGATGAATCCTCTCCGccagccattgaagaggctgTGTTGTCGACAACAGTGGAAGAAGCTCTGCCTGCCTTGGAAGAACCCATCGCATTTATAGACTCTGCAACCGTCCCTGATGTGGAGTCTAGCGCTGTGGCCGAGGTTACCCAGATTCACGGCGACGAACAGCCTCAGGAGCCCCCGACCGAAGCAGACGTCAAGGCGGACTCCGAGCATGACAGTCCCATTGTAATTGACAACAGTGGCGAAGCGCTAGATGACACAGCCGCAGGATCCAAGCCAACTGGTAACGAGAAGCtctctgatgatgaagctgttcCAGTGAGCCAAGAGCAATCTCTGTCAGACTCTTGGGCACTCGTCGACGATGCTGAGGCTTCTGTGGCAAAGACTGTACAAGAACCCTCTGCAACACGGGAGATGGAAGATCATGCTGTTCCATCCACTGAAATCACTGAGACGGTTACCGAGCCTGAAGGCGACATGGTAAAGGTTGATGCTCAAATTGGGGAAACAGATGCCCTAGGGTTCGCTGAGGTTGCTCAAGAGGACTCGTCTGAGTCAGACCTGGTCGCTGAAACCTCTCTTGTGAATGATGCACCCGTGCCTGACATGAGTGCCGAAGAGGTCCAGGTAATAGCAGAAATTGCCGAATCTGAGGCAAAGGGCGAGGTCTTCGAGAGCTCTGTGGACCTATCTGTTGCTGAACCTGCGGCAAAGACGGTTCAGGCTGAAGCAGAAGTCCCTCCTGTTGCTTCAGCCGAGCTACAGAGCGAGACAGACGTGCCGGTTACGGAGACCAAGGAACTCGACAACACTGTTGAGACTCCAATGCAGCATCCAATCACTGAGATTGCCggcgaaccagacatttcgCAACAAGTTGTTCCAGATACTTCCAGCCTTCCACAAGCTGAGACAGAGACTCCCACTGCGCCAAACGGGAACAAGGAACAGGAAGTCGCAGCTGACATGACCTCAGAGCCAGAACAAGGTGTTGCAACGCCTGTGGATGCTCCTGCTGTGGCAGAGCAAGGCCGTGGCATAGTAGATGCTGATTGTCAGGAACAGCTTGTTGCAGACGAGGAGCTCCAGCCGGAGGCGCTCACAAAGCCAAACGAGGATCCCGAGCCACAGGAACCTCCGACGTTGACGTTGGAGGCCAAACCATTGGTAGTGGAACCCGCGTCTGACCTTGCAACTGTAGAGGAACCTATTGCCACTGATACTGCTCCTGTTGATTCTCAAGACGAAGCCACTCCTGTTTCTGACGGGACGTTAGTGTCGGCTGTCGGATGCGACACAGTGGAAACTAAGCCAACAGTCGAAGCGGTAGAAATTGCAGCACAGGAACCGGTCactttggcatcaccagaAGCAACAGCTGAGGACAAGCAAGCCGCCCCAGGTGatcatgacgacgatgacgaccaAGATTTTCTTGATGCCTCGGAGGAGTTTGACTTGGAACCGAAAGCTGTGGAACGTGAAGCCCCAGTTACTGAGCGCCAGTACGAATCTCAGAGCGAAGGTCGTCCAGTTGATGGGCCGACTGACGGATCTAAATCTACGATGGGTCGGATCGCTGGTATTGCTCTTGGTTCTGCTGGCGTGGCGGCCCTTGCAGgtgtggcagcagcagcagcagtgACGGGGAATTCCAAGCCAGTCGAAGTGGCAGAAACAACTTCCCAACAAGAACATGTCACTGAACCAGTGAGAGCTTCTGAGTCGGAGGCTACTGGATGTGCGTTGGAAGAGCGGAATGTCATCGATGAACAAAAAGCTCTTCACGTTGAACCTCCAGCCTCCGTTATGGATTCACAACCTCAATCGGCTTCAAGTCTCACCCTGCCAATAACTAAGAGTCAGATGGACTTAAGATCTCCCACGCCTGCTGTCATTGTCCCTGACGCGGAAATGGTAGATCAGCATCGCGACAAGACTTTGAAGCgcaagcagaagctggctGTCCGAAATGCCGAGGACACAGTTGCGGCTGCGGTCGTCATCTACGCAACTGCAGAAGCTTTGAGCCCTCCCTCCAGCCCCAAGGCCGGGCCCTTCCAAGACCATGAAAAGGAATTTCCCTCGGTTGCTTCACGGGAGATTGTTGAGGAAGACTCACACCAGCTTGATACTGACTTATCTGCAGACGAAAATTTAAGAGATCCTCGCGCGTCAAGTGGcgacagagagagagaaaggcaTCGGCGCCACAGGCATTCTTCTCACCGATCTAGCCGTAGCCGTGGTGAAGAAGAGCCACGCGAGAGCAGACGCCAGTCGTCACACGGCTCACACGCCTCTCAAAGCCGCCGTCACAGTTCTGACCGCACCGCAGAGGATGCCTCAAAGACACCACCTAGGACTCCTCGACGACGTGACAGTGGCTTTTCTGGCGAAAGCTCCGGAAGTTCTGGCAAGAGAAGACGAACGCCCGAAGAACAGGCCGAGCATGAACGACGGAAGGCGGAGCGCCAAGTTACTGAACCAGATTCTGAGCGCCCAGAACGATCGGAACGATCAGAGCGTTCCGAGCGATCTGAAAGGTCTGCCCACAGGGACCGCAGGAGCAGCAGAGATGTGGATCACCCAGCTGAGAGAAGCCATCGCTCCTCTCGCCGGCAGAGCCACTCAAGCCAATACAAGTCTGAACGTGTTGCCTCAACTTCCGCGCCTGTCGAACGGGAGCCGACTACACCACTGACAGCTGACAAGAAATTTTTCGAACTCAAGAATAGCGAAGGAATTGTAGGTTCTGGTGTCCACCCCGTAATCGCCGGCGAGACAGTGGTCGAAGTCCCCATTGAATCCTCCAAGTCCCATGAGTCTCCTAAGCGGGCCAGCACCACACGATCTAAAAACGGCGGCATCGGACGCCTTTCAACTGATCAATCTCGTTCTAAGACGACCAAGACCCGAGAGTCAGTTGATGCCACCCGAGGTTCCTCCTCGAAGGGTAGCAGCAGTAGCACTCCTCCTGCTGAAGATGGCGCTCGGCGGGCTCGAAAGAGCGAGCGcagcaagaaggaagaggaaaagaagtcCTCTGGAATCAAGGGGGTTTTCAGGAGGATATTTGGATAATTATTTTACTTTGTGGATAATCACGATGTATGATGTGTACGAGTCAATGACCCACGAGTGTCGAGAGATTGATTTATGGACAGCTTTTGGGTTTTATGTTTAACGCTTGGGAATGATGGCAATGAAATTGATTTTTGTTATTCAAATATGGGCCTCGAATTGCTGGTGACTAACAGGATGACATGGCGGATGGATGACCTAAAGAAATGTCGCTGAAGCAGCGAGCGTATGTGTTGCTGGCATACTTGAACTCTGAGGCTGAGCCTCAAGATATTTCATTGCTCTCCACAGAAGTGCGTAATCGCTTCATATGCGTCTCCTAGCTGAGTCGTCTTTTCTTTATCCAACACTTTGAACAGGCTGAAGGAGGACTTACACGGTCAGATACAAAGTTAAGTCACGTGATATTCTGCATGATCGGTCGCGATAAGCCTTATCGGTACAGTGCCCCGCAGCAGCGCACAGCGGAGCCCTAATTTCGTGCCATTTTGGAGCTCACACCAAAATTTCTAGCAGCCGAGCCCACCAAGCGCCGCAACCCATCGCAGCACCAATTGGGGAATCTCACAAAGTGGGCTGCACgtcttttttttctctctcaacCACACCACGCAAAATTTCCAAAGGCGCAGGATTCGACTTCTTTGCGTTCTTCCAAAGCAAACACTCACTCAACAACTTTAAAAATGGCTCCTCAGACTGTATGTACCTGACACCGCTTTGCTGTTTGACGCAATGCCACCCGTCGGCCGATTCGTCTCGACTCCTTATCGCTACCTCTCTATGAACGAATGCCGTCGAACATGCTGAGATGCTGTCGAGACTGTGTTTGGAGGGCAGCGATTGGCGGTGTAGAGTTATCGGCTGTGCGAATGTGAAATATTTGCGCCATGAAAATAGTGCAGTAGGCTAAGTTGTCATTTTCTATAGAAGAAGTCGGGCAAGGCCCAGAAGCAGACCAAGAAGGTACGTTTGCTCTTGACATTAACATTTCGGCTCTCGTGGCCTCGCGGGAGTGGTTTATACTGACTGGTATGTAGTTCATCATCAACGCTCAGCAGCCTGCTAGCGACAAGATCTTCGACGTCTCTGCTTTCGAAAAGTTCCTCCAGGACACCATCAAGGTCGAGGGCCGCACCAACAACCTGGGCGACAATGTCATTGTCCAGCAGCAGGGCGAGGGCAAGATTGAGATCATTGCCCACAACGAGCTGTCTGGTCGCTACCTCAAGTACCTGTACGTGCTGGCCATTTTTGCCGATGGGCTGTTTTTGTATGCTGACCTGGTGAAATCACAGGACCAAGAAGTTCctcaagaagcagcagctccgTGACTGGCTCCGAGTCGTCTCCACCTCCCGTGGTGTCTATGAGCTCAAGTTCTTCAACGTCGTCAACGACGAGGctgacgaggatgacgagtaAATTAGGTCCGCTTTGCTGCGTCTCTGATTACTTGACAGACTTTGTCATGAGAGATGGATTGGTCATGATTGGGGGATAGGGAATGGGTCGGACGACGATGGTGACTGTTGTTTGACGACACATGATACCACCAATACAACCAGCCATTTTGAGTGAGACtcaaatttgatgttcaAACTTTGTGATTGTGATTGTCGTATCGAAAGAGTCATGTGAAATGCTGAATTGTCTATGTTGTGCGATCTAGTGGTATAAATGTTGATGCCATCTGACCGGGTGTATACTCCCACGAACACAACTGTATCTTCTGCCCCAACCTCAAATCTAAGGTAACGTCCTCATAACACCCTCAAAAACCAACAACGCCATCGCATTCGCAGGAAACGCTCTCAAAAAGCAAGGCAAAAAGCCTCTCCAATACCCCCTCCAGCCGCTCTCCCTATAGACCGCCACAGCAGCATTCTTCCACCTCGGAAACTTCCTCTCCCCATCCCCTAGCCCGCCTCCCAAAGGATCCGTCATGATCCTCTGCTTCACCAAATCACTCGGATAGCTAGTCAGCCAGAAAATCTGGGCACTCAGCCCGCCCGCCCAGAAATTAATCGCCGGCGCACTCATATTCGTCTTCTGCCGCATCCACCTCGAAAGCATATCATAGCTGCCCcaccagaagaagaacaggCTTCGGAAAATCATGGTGGCACATAGTCCGTGGTAGACGCCGCGCACGCCGTGGTGGGTGTAGATTCTGCGCAGGCAGTCTATGGGGCCGGAGTACATGCGCTGCGACTTCTTGGCCGCGTACTGGATCTGCAGACGGGCTTTGACGTGCTCGACCGGTGCGGCGATGAAGCTTACCGTTGCGCCGGCGAAGATGCCTGCTATGCCGTGGCCTAGTGGGGGAAGATTTGTGAgtgaggatgatggcgaggAGTTGAATCTGTCGATGAGGGCGGTGAATCCGAGGCCGACGTTGTCGCCGGCGCCGGGGGTCCATGACGAGGCGTGGAAGATGTTCTCGGCCATGAGGCGGCGGTAGACGGTTAGGGAGCCTAGCATGATGGAGTCCATGAACATCCAGCCTACTAGGGGCGGTGTTGCGCCCTTGTAGAGGCCGCGGACGCCTTCGTTCTTGATGGTTTGTGTGACGCATTGGAGGGGCCCGGTGAAGCGGCctttgtttgtggtttggaGGCGGACTTTGATGGTGTCGAAGGGGTGGCCGACTGGGCTTGTGGTCAGCTTGGTTTATTTACAGAGTGAGGGAAAGTTATGCGTTTGTACTTATAAGTACGAGGGCAGagttgggttggtgatgatgcaaaATGAAAGGCCACGATTCTCACCTGAGAGTTTGGCGATGCCGCTAAAGACCCCTGCTACAAAGCCTTTATAATCCCGCGATGAGGACTTCTTGGCTGTTGTAGGTACATCCTCCTTGCCGGCCTGCGTGCCGCCAACTACTGTCGAGGCCATGGCGAGACGAACTCACTGCCAGAGTGAGCAGATGTGTGGTTGAGCAGTGAGGTGATAACAAGTGAGGGTGAGTGTCGACCAGGGTCActgccagcagcaggagaaggcAAATGGTGAGCCTTGGTTTAACAATCCATCAATTGCGGGTGAATGAGGGTATTGCGTCGTAGTAAGGCGTAAAATAACTAAGAATGCTTAAAGcagatgttgttgaagatgagactgACTGAGTAAGCGAAAGTGAGGTCGGCATTTTCGGTGGAGACGACAGCCAAGAGTTTTGGCGACTGACTGCGGAATCGGAGCTTCGAGTCTCATTCGAACTCATTCGCCGTTTGACGTGCCATGCCACGACAACTTGAGTCCAAACTTGAGGTTGGACAACGAGTGCATTGGAGCCTAACCGATGTTATTTAATGCGACGATGGATACATGCTGCTGTGCACACATGCAGAATAAGTAATGCATTGGTCGATGCCGCGAAACGGTGGACATGCTGCGTATCAGAACACGATCTCGATCTTGTTTAGCCGTGGGTGAAGCAGCA
It encodes the following:
- a CDS encoding ribosomal protein L22e (similar to Metarhizium robertsii ARSEF 23 XP_007819220.2); translated protein: MAPQTKKSGKAQKQTKKFIINAQQPASDKIFDVSAFEKFLQDTIKVEGRTNNLGDNVIVQQQGEGKIEIIAHNELSGRYLKYLTKKFLKKQQLRDWLRVVSTSRGVYELKFFNVVNDEADEDDE
- a CDS encoding mitochondrial carrier protein (similar to Metarhizium acridum CQMa 102 XP_007808945.1), with the protein product MASTVVGGTQAGKEDVPTTAKKSSSRDYKGFVAGVFSGIAKLSVGHPFDTIKVRLQTTNKGRFTGPLQCVTQTIKNEGVRGLYKGATPPLVGWMFMDSIMLGSLTVYRRLMAENIFHASSWTPGAGDNVGLGFTALIDRFNSSPSSSLTNLPPLGHGIAGIFAGATVSFIAAPVEHVKARLQIQYAAKKSQRMYSGPIDCLRRIYTHHGVRGVYHGLCATMIFRSLFFFWWGSYDMLSRWMRQKTNMSAPAINFWAGGLSAQIFWLTSYPSDLVKQRIMTDPLGGGLGDGERKFPRWKNAAVAVYRESGWRGYWRGFLPCFLRAFPANAMALLVFEGVMRTLP